The genomic segment CGTCCGGGAGGCCGCCGGACCGCATCAGGGTGCTGAGAAAGATGTCCAGGGTGCGGATCCCGCGGTCGCGGACCGCCGCCTCCATGCACTTCATCCGGATGCCGATGTACGGGGGCGCGCTCCGGTCCGCGACGGCGGCCGAGATGATCCGGGCGGCGGCCACGGCCGCGGCGTCCTCCTCGGCGTCCGGGCGCTGTCCGTAACCGTCCTCGAAGTCGATCCGCAGGTCCTCGACGGGCTCGCGCTCCAGCTTGGCGCGCACCCGGTCGTGCACCGGCCCGGCGAGCTCGTCGCTCAGGCCCAGCACCCGCGCGAGGGCCTCCGCGTCCGGGGCGTGCTCGTCGAGCGCGGCCAGCGCCTGCCGGCCCCAGCTGCGGACGGTGTCGGCGGTGAAGGCGTCGGCGGGGACGTAGACGGTGTGCACCGGCTGCCGGGTGCCCGGGTCCCCGGGGTAGCGGCGGGCCAGCTCCGCGTCGGTCGCGGCGAGCGAGGCACCAATGCCCTCTCGTACCGCGTCCGCCAACGTCGTGCCGACCGTCTCACCCTGCGTCATGCGCCAGCCTCCCGAACTTCAACAAACCGTTGAAGGGAAGCTATCCGCGCCGCGGGACCGGGTCAACACCCGGGCCGGCCCGATGTCGGCGTAAAACGCGATTTCCTGTTCTTTCCCGGCCCTGCGGACCGGGCGGAACGCACGACGGCCCCCGCACGCGCCAGGCGTGCGGGGGCCGTCGGAGGAGTTCCGCGGGATCAGCCCTTACGGGCGGTGATCTCCTCGGTCAGCTGCGGGACGACCTGGAACAGGTCGCCGACCACGCCGTAGTCGACCAGGTCGAAGATCGGCGCCTCGGCGTCCTTGTTGACCGCCACGATCGTCTTCGAGGTCTGCATGCCGGCCCGGTGCTGGATGGCGCCGGAGATGCCGTTGGCGACGTAGAGCTGCGGCGAGACCGACTTGCCGGTCTGGCCCACCTGGTTGGTGTGCGGGTACCAGCCGGCGTCCACCGCGGCGCGGGACGCGCCGACGGCCGCACCGAGCGAGTCGGCGAGCGCCTCGATGATGTGGAAGTTCTCGGCGCCGTTGACGCCACGTCCACCCGAGACCACGATCGCGGCCTCGGTCAGCTCCGGGCGGCCGGTGGACTCACGCGGGGTGCGCGTGAGGACCTTGGTGCCCGTGGCCAGCTCGCCGAAGGAGACGGCGAGCTGCTCGACCGTACCGGCGGCCGGGGCGGCCTCCGGGGCGGCGGAGTTCGGCTTGACGGTGATGACCGGCACGCCGGTGGTGATCCGCGACTTGGTGGTGAACGACGCGGCGAACACCGCCTGCGTGGCGACCGGGCCACCGTCGCCCGGCTCGACGTCGGTGGCGTCGGTGATGATGCCGGAGCCGAGGCGCAGCGCGAGGCGGGCCGCGATCTCCTTGCCCTCCGCGGAGGACGGCACCAGGACGGCCACCGGCTCCACGGCCTTGGCGGCGGCCTGCAGCGCGTCCACCTTCGGTACGACGAGGTAGTCGGCGAACTCGGCCGCGTCGGCGGCCAGCACCTTGACCGCACCGTACTCGGCGAGCACGGGGGCGGCGGTGTCGACGCCGGCGCCGAGGAAGACGGCGACGGGCTCGCCGATCCGGCGGGCCAGGGTCAGCAGTTCGAGAGTCGGCTTGCGGACGGCACCGTCCACGTGGTCGACGAGGACGAGGACTTCACCCATGGGTACGGTCTCCTGCGAATTCTGTAGGGGCGGGGGCGGATGGGTCGCGGCTCAGATGAACGTCAGCCTCGCGAGGCTGCTCTAGATGAACTTCTGCTCCGCAAGGAAGGCGGCAAGCTGCTTGCCGCCCTCGCCCTCGTCCTTGACGATCGTGCCGGCGGTGCGCGCCGGGCGCTGCGTGGCCTCGTCCACCGTGGACCAGGAGCCGGCGAGGCCGACCGTGGCCTCGTCGATGTCCAGGTCGGACAGGTCCAGGGACTCCACCGGCTTCTTCTTGGCGGCCATGATGCCCTTGAACGACGGGTAGCGGGCCTCGCCCGACTGGTCGGTCACGGAGATCAGGGCGGGGAGGGACGCCTCGAGCTGCTCGCTCGCCGCGTCGCCGTCACGGCGGCCGGTCACCTTGCCGTCGGCGACGGACACCTCGGACAGCTGGGTCACCTGCGGGACGCCGAGGCGCTCCGCGAGGATCGCCGGCAGCACGCCCATGGTGCCGTCGGTGGAGGCCATGCCGCACACGACCAGGTCGAACCCGGCGTGCTCCACGGCCTTGGCGAGCACCAGCGAGGTACCGAACACGTCGGTGCCGTGCAGTGCGTCGTCCTCGACGTGGATGGCCTTGTGGGCGCCCATCGACAGCGCCTTGCGCAGCGCGTCCTTGGCGTCCTCGGGACCGACGGTCAGTACCGTGATCTCGGCATCGTCGGCGGCGTCGGCGATCTGCAGCGCCTGCTCGACCGCGTACTCGTCGAGCTCGGACAGCAGACCGTCAACAGCGTCGCGGTCAGTGGTCAGGTCCTCGGCGAAGTGACGGTCGCCCGTGGCGTCGGGCACGTACTTCACACAGACAACGATCCTCAAGCTCACGCCTGCTCTCCTACTGCTTAGTCTCGTCAACTGCCCTTGCAGGCAGCATAGGCGCCTTAGCGGGGCGGCCCCCCACCGGCACGCACCAGCGTTCCAACAGAAGGTTACTCGCCAGTACACCCAGCTCCTCACCCGTAAGCAAGGGTGATGAACTGTGACGTTGCCGACGCCACGGCCCGGAACGGGTCAGTGGCGCAGCCCGTTGAAGCCGCCCTGGTGGTAGAGCAGCGGGCTGCCGGGGCCCGTCGGATCGCCCGCGACGGCCTGCGCCACCACGATCCGGTGGTCACCCGCCGGGATGCGGGCCAGCACACGGCAGACCAGCCAGGCGGAGACCTCACCGAGCACCGGCACGCCGTGCGGCCCCTCGCGCCAGTCGGTGGCCGGGCCGAACCGGTCGGCGCCGCTGCGCGCGAAGGTCGCGGCGACCGCTTCCTGGTGGTCGCCGAGCACATGGACGCCGAGGTACGGGACCTCGGACAGCGTGGGCCAGCTGGAGGAACCGGTGCTGATGCCGAACGAGAGCAGCGGGGGTTCCGCCGATACGGAGGTGAGCGAGGTGGCCGTGAAACCCACCGGCCGGTCGCCTGCCGCGGTGATCACGGCGACACCGGCCGCGTGGCGGCGGAACACCGAGCGGAAGACGGCCGGGTCGAAGCCGGCGGCGGTGCCGTGATGTGTGCCGAGGTCGGTCAGGGCAGTCATGGAGTTGTCCTTCTGGAGCGGTCGGGCCGGAGGCGAATGGTCGTCTGGGGCGCTCAACAACTCGGACAGCGCGCACTCGAATGGCGACCGAGATCGACATCCGCGCGCGTGTGAAGAAGGGGGTCTCGCGACATAACGTCAGAGTGACGATGGCAGACGGGCCCCGTCAAGAGCGGCCCCGGATTTGGGATCCCCATCACAAGATCACCGACCCGGATCGCCGGCCCGGATGCGCGATCCGCGGGCCGGCCGTCACACCGCGGCGCCGAGCGCCGCGATCACATCCACCTTGCGGGGCTGGCCGGCCGCCCTGCGTACCACCGCGCCGCTCGCGTCCAGCACGAGGACGGTCGGGGTCTTGAGGATCGCCAGCCTGCGGACGAGTTCCAGGTGGGCCTCCGCGTCGATCTCGACGTGGGTCACCCCTTCGACCATGGTGGCGATCTCGTCGAGCGTCCGCCGGGTGGCCCGGCAGGGGGCGCAGAAGGAGCTGGAGAACTGCACCAGCGTGGCGCGCGCGCCGAGCGGCCCGCCGATCTCGGCAGCCGTCAGCCGCTCCTGGCCGTCCTTCGTCCGCACCCGAATCCTCCCGTTCCGGCGCTGGTGCACCAGGCCGAACGCGCTCGCCGCCGCGAGGACAGCGAGGCACACCACCAATCCCGTCATCTTTTTCCTCCCGCAGCGGTGCAGCGTTCACGGGACCGCAATGATTCCCGTGCGGCCGGGTGCGCCCCGGTCCGGGATCATCGGCTCCATGAACGCGATGAATGCCGCGAACGCCGCCCCCGCCTCCGGCCTCGATGTCCGGGGGCCCCGCTTCGGCGCCGTCCTCACCACGGTCGTGCTGGCCGCCGTGCTGGTCACCGGGAGTGGCTGGCTGCTGGCCGTGCAGGCGGTGGTCTTCGCGACCGGCGCCGTGGCGGGCGTGCGGCGATCCCCCTACGGCTGGCTGTTCGCCACCGTCGTGCGGCCCCGGCTCGGGCCGACGCAGGAGACCGAGGACCCCGCGCCGCCGCGCTTCGCGCAGGCGGTGGGACTCGTCTTCGCGGTCATCGGGCTGGCCGGCTATTTCGCGGGACCGCTGTGGCTGGGTATGGCGGCGACCGGCTGCGCGCTGGCCGCGGCGTTTCTCAACGCCGCCTTCGGGTACTGCTTGGGGTGCGAGATGTACCTCTTGTTCCGGCGTGCGACGAGGTGACGTGACGAGAATCTCGCGGGATCGTGGGCACGCAAGGTGACACGGGGCACGTTGTCGGTGCACGATCCATCAGCGACCGGAACCTACGGGCGCGTAACTTCCGCCGGGAGAGCCGCCCCCGGAGAGAGCAGGTACCCGGACATGGCTGAACTCGTCTATCCCCCGGTCATCGGCGTTGCCCGCACCATGTTCCGTGTGCAGGGGCTGCGCTTCGACATCGGCGGCACGGAGAACGTACCGCGCAAGGGCGGAGCCCTGCTGGTCTCCAACCACATCGGCTACCTGGACTTCGTCTTCGCCGGTCTGACGGCGCTGCCGAACAAGCGGCTGGTCCGCTTCATGGCGAAGGACTCGGTCTTCCGGCACAAGGTGTCGGGTCCGCTGATGCGGGCGATGAAGCACATTCCGGTGGACCGCTCGGAAGGCATGCACGCGTACGCGCACGCGCTGGACGCACTGCGGGCCGGCGAGATCATCGGGGTCTTCCCCGAGGCCACCATCTCCCAGTCGTTCACCCTGAAGTCGTTCAAGTCCGGCGCGGCGCGGCTCGCCGAGGAAGCCGGCGTACCGCTGCTCCCGATGGCCCTGTGGGGCACCCAGCGGCTGTGGACCAAGGGGCACCCGCGCCATCTCGGCCGCAACAGGTTCCCCATCACCATGCGGGTCGGCGAGCCGATGCGGGCGAACGACGGCGAGAAGCCGGGCGCGCTCACCCGGCGGCTGCGGATGCGCGTCCAGGAGCTGCTGGAGGACGCGCAGCGCGC from the Streptomyces sp. RKAG293 genome contains:
- a CDS encoding electron transfer flavoprotein subunit alpha/FixB family protein; translation: MGEVLVLVDHVDGAVRKPTLELLTLARRIGEPVAVFLGAGVDTAAPVLAEYGAVKVLAADAAEFADYLVVPKVDALQAAAKAVEPVAVLVPSSAEGKEIAARLALRLGSGIITDATDVEPGDGGPVATQAVFAASFTTKSRITTGVPVITVKPNSAAPEAAPAAGTVEQLAVSFGELATGTKVLTRTPRESTGRPELTEAAIVVSGGRGVNGAENFHIIEALADSLGAAVGASRAAVDAGWYPHTNQVGQTGKSVSPQLYVANGISGAIQHRAGMQTSKTIVAVNKDAEAPIFDLVDYGVVGDLFQVVPQLTEEITARKG
- a CDS encoding DUF4395 domain-containing protein, yielding MNAMNAANAAPASGLDVRGPRFGAVLTTVVLAAVLVTGSGWLLAVQAVVFATGAVAGVRRSPYGWLFATVVRPRLGPTQETEDPAPPRFAQAVGLVFAVIGLAGYFAGPLWLGMAATGCALAAAFLNAAFGYCLGCEMYLLFRRATR
- a CDS encoding flavin reductase family protein, with product MTALTDLGTHHGTAAGFDPAVFRSVFRRHAAGVAVITAAGDRPVGFTATSLTSVSAEPPLLSFGISTGSSSWPTLSEVPYLGVHVLGDHQEAVAATFARSGADRFGPATDWREGPHGVPVLGEVSAWLVCRVLARIPAGDHRIVVAQAVAGDPTGPGSPLLYHQGGFNGLRH
- a CDS encoding electron transfer flavoprotein subunit beta/FixA family protein, with product MSLRIVVCVKYVPDATGDRHFAEDLTTDRDAVDGLLSELDEYAVEQALQIADAADDAEITVLTVGPEDAKDALRKALSMGAHKAIHVEDDALHGTDVFGTSLVLAKAVEHAGFDLVVCGMASTDGTMGVLPAILAERLGVPQVTQLSEVSVADGKVTGRRDGDAASEQLEASLPALISVTDQSGEARYPSFKGIMAAKKKPVESLDLSDLDIDEATVGLAGSWSTVDEATQRPARTAGTIVKDEGEGGKQLAAFLAEQKFI
- a CDS encoding thioredoxin family protein, which gives rise to MTGLVVCLAVLAAASAFGLVHQRRNGRIRVRTKDGQERLTAAEIGGPLGARATLVQFSSSFCAPCRATRRTLDEIATMVEGVTHVEIDAEAHLELVRRLAILKTPTVLVLDASGAVVRRAAGQPRKVDVIAALGAAV
- a CDS encoding lysophospholipid acyltransferase family protein → MAELVYPPVIGVARTMFRVQGLRFDIGGTENVPRKGGALLVSNHIGYLDFVFAGLTALPNKRLVRFMAKDSVFRHKVSGPLMRAMKHIPVDRSEGMHAYAHALDALRAGEIIGVFPEATISQSFTLKSFKSGAARLAEEAGVPLLPMALWGTQRLWTKGHPRHLGRNRFPITMRVGEPMRANDGEKPGALTRRLRMRVQELLEDAQRAYPGKPSGPDDRWWLPSHLGGTAPTPEEAAELDRADRDERAARR